A genomic window from Purpureocillium takamizusanense chromosome 2, complete sequence includes:
- a CDS encoding uncharacterized protein (COG:S~EggNog:ENOG503P4Q6), with amino-acid sequence MVSNNPPPDERVVYLALKNVFKGHNAGVRQNRAIRKLIKQYRSQEDISDLIREHNVDVICNAARMLLCDEVFESTLKAKIRFPELFDLSPTQSAEREASEAEAARHEADAIEHAVQARREYSQATILEKQQQDELTRTEKPPPASAAAKQLSTPVTGLNASCSHPANPISLPPLFPIYLPFKSQHNLLVHLQHLLEAICYDFGRRAVPELLQRRGWDCAEAVELNRWTEEFAKLHEPFPANERIKKPLGQLLRSVANIRHTAVHRIRVSAKGVEQFLLDAEALALLLGDIKQVDNISKMRRETQAATEELQRNKQFLRSRLEDTLKGLAAQREELKLLEDNAIAELEREDRDYEILAGKSVDEAIAPSEASFSTAVETDANTMIRVHNTDDMGENGDDLNDTEGPWDITTPDGNEDSDSLSS; translated from the exons ATGGTGAGCAACAATCCACCTCCAGACGAAAGAGTGGTTTATCTCGCCCTCAAAAATGTTTTCAAGGGACACAACGCCGGGGTCCGCCAGAACAGGGCCATACGCAAGCTCATCAAGCAGTACAGGAGCCAGGAAGATATTTCAGATCTGATTCGCGAACACAATGTCGACGTTATCTGCAACGCTGCCCGCATGCTCTTGTGTGATGAAGTTTTCGAGTCTACGCTCAAAGCCAAGATCCGCTTCCCTGAGCTCTTTGACTTGTCACCGACTCAGAGCGCGGAGCGAGAGGCCTCGGAAGCGGAAGCTGCACGACATGAAGCGGATGCAATCGAGCATGCTGTGCAAGCTCGCCGGGAGTATTCACAGGCAACGATACTTGAAAAGCAACAACAGGACGAACTCACGC GAACAGAAAAGCCACCCCCAgcatccgcggccgcgaaACAACTGTCAACTCCAGTAACAGGATTGAATGCTTCGTGCTCACACCCGGCCAATCCCATCTCACTGCCGCCCCTCTTCCCAATTTATTTACCTTTCAAGAGCCAGCATAATCTCTTGGTGCACTTACAACACTTATTGGAGGCGATCTGCTACGACTTTGGGCGGCGTGCCGTGCCCGAACTTCTTCAGCGCCGCGGATGGGACTGCGCGGAGGCTGTGGAACTGAATCGCTGGACCGAAGAATTTGCGAAGCTGCACGAGCCATTTCCTGCGAACGAACGCATCAAAAAACCACTCGGCCAGCTGCTCCGCTCTGTCGCCAACATTCGACACACTGCCGTGCATCGCATCCGGGTCAGCGCCAAGGGTGTAGAGCAATTTCTTCTCGACGCCGAAGCATTGGCTTTACTACTGGGAGACATTAAGCAAGTGGATAACATAAGCAAGATGCGCCGTGAGACGCAGGCTGCCACGGAAGAGTTGCAAAGAAACAAACAGTTCTTGCGCTCGAGATTGGAGGATACGTTGAAAGGTTTAGCTGCGCAGCGCGAGGAGCTGAAACTCTTGGAAGACAATGCCATTGCGGAATTAGAGAGAGAGGACAGAGATTACGAGATTCTGGCCGGGAAAAGTGTTGATGAGGCAATCGCACCTTCCGAGGCATCATTCTCAACAGCTGTGGAGACAGACGCGAACACCATGATTAGGGTCCATAACACCGATGATATGGGCGAGAATGGTGACGATTTGAATGACACAGAAGGACCTTGGGATATCACGACTCCAGATGGCAATGAGGATAGTGATAGCTTATCCTCATGA
- a CDS encoding uncharacterized protein (EggNog:ENOG503NX9D), which translates to MMSREVIELSSDDDDDTDEALPVTNNLHTGPSYTQRSRANVIDCGRDGKERNSDTPALAEVDSEDAKTAATDPNGSFHATRRKRKFLHHNLNEDDIQSSQTAAAAEDLQPSVRNTTMRRVHLGDSVKALLGTWRGSPVPQPNRRHAVTGSIDVRDRLRTRVQPFTTAGEPITDYGLPPEPSANWVKFKWIVFADHLVGLDNLQIKEYVRLVTQQNEANETSDADLIREAIARAKANHAYDNLTVTLSIAHGLELPDQRNSCAKRKHRKTTSTDMAEIPSGRNLHHSLTEKDLQSVRQAAKARAKIPAAELIKAKAKDQLGKAEAAQVRVERHGKSRERLAAAAAAAAAAAASTLKSPTNGCALIYEPGNLQRPDDQQARLEALPIRAGARDDKFYNGVKYERKSTGLFIGKLASRGTIINIDGEDYVEYRVLTKPSSF; encoded by the coding sequence ATGATGTCCAGAGAAGTTATCGAGctgagcagcgacgacgatgacgacaccGACGAAGCCCTCCCTGTCACAAATAACCTCCACACAGGTCCGAGCTACACACAGCGGTCGCGCGCGAATGTTATCGATTGTGggcgcgacggcaaggaACGGAACTCCGATACGCCCGCGCTAGCGGAAGTCGACAGTGAAGACGCAAAGACAGCCGCCACTGATCCCAACGGCAGCTTTCACGCAACCAGACGGAAGCGCAAATTCTTGCACCATAACCTGAATGAAGATGACATTCAGAGCTCTCAgacagcagccgccgcggaggatcTCCAGCCTTCGGTAAGAAACACCACGATGCGCAGGGTCCATTTGGGAGATTCCGTCAAGGCCTTGCTCGGCACCTGGAGAGGCTCGCCTGTTCCCCAGCCCAATCGCAGGCATGCCGTTACTGGCTCCATTGACGTGCGCGATCGTCTTCGCACCCGCGTACAGCCTTTCACCACGGCAGGTGAGCCCATTACGGACTATGGGCTTCCACCAGAACCCAGCGCCAACTGGGTCAAGTTCAAATGGATCGTCTTCGCCGATCACCTCGTCGGATTGGATAACTTACAGATCAAGGAGTATGTCCGACTTGTGACACAGCAAAACGAGGCAAATGAAACGTCGGATGCAGACCTCATCAGGGAGGCCATAGCTCGCGCCAAGGCGAACCATGCATATGACAATCTCACAGTGACTCTGTCCATCGCGCATGGCTTGGAACTGCCAGACCAGAGAAATTCTTGCGCCAAACGCAAGCACCGCAAGACCACCAGCACGGACATGGCCGAGATACCTAGCGGGCGTAATCTCCATCACAGCCTCACCGAGAAGGACCTTCAATCCGTTCGGCAGGCCGCTAAAGCCCGTGCCAAGATTCCAGCCGCTGAGTTGATCAAAGCCAAAGCGAAGGATCAGCTTGGCAAAGCGGAGGCCGCTCAGGTCCGCGTTGAGAGGCACGGGAAGAGCCGAGagcggctcgcggcggcggcggcagcagcagcagcagcggcagcatcgacgtTAAAGTCTCCCACCAACGGTTGCGCTCTGATCTACGAGCCCGGCAACTTGCAGCGACCGGATGATCAACAGGCGCGTTTGGAGGCACTGCCAATAAGAGCTGGTGCCAGGGACGACAAATTCTACAACGGCGTCAAGTATGAGCGCAAGTCTACGGGCCTTTTTATTGGCAAGCTCGCCTCACGGggcaccatcatcaacattgacggcgaggacTATGTGGAGTATCGCGTCCTCACCAAACCTTCATCATTCTAA
- a CDS encoding uncharacterized protein (EggNog:ENOG503NX9D) has protein sequence MRRVHLGDSVKALLGTWRGSPVPQPNRRHAVTGSIDVRDRLRTRVQPFTTAGEPITDYGLPPEPSANWVKFKWIVFADHLVGLDNLQIKEYVRLVTQQNEANETSDADLIREAIARAKANHAYDNLTVTLSIAHGLELPDQRNSCAKRKHRKTTSTDMAEIPSGRNLHHSLTEKDLQSVRQAAKARAKIPAAELIKAKAKDQLGKAEAAQVRVERHGKSRERLAAAAAAAAAAAASTLKSPTNGCALIYEPGNLQRPDDQQARLEALPIRAGARDDKFYNGVKYERKSTGLFIGKLASRGTIINIDGEDYVEYRVLTKPSSF, from the coding sequence ATGCGCAGGGTCCATTTGGGAGATTCCGTCAAGGCCTTGCTCGGCACCTGGAGAGGCTCGCCTGTTCCCCAGCCCAATCGCAGGCATGCCGTTACTGGCTCCATTGACGTGCGCGATCGTCTTCGCACCCGCGTACAGCCTTTCACCACGGCAGGTGAGCCCATTACGGACTATGGGCTTCCACCAGAACCCAGCGCCAACTGGGTCAAGTTCAAATGGATCGTCTTCGCCGATCACCTCGTCGGATTGGATAACTTACAGATCAAGGAGTATGTCCGACTTGTGACACAGCAAAACGAGGCAAATGAAACGTCGGATGCAGACCTCATCAGGGAGGCCATAGCTCGCGCCAAGGCGAACCATGCATATGACAATCTCACAGTGACTCTGTCCATCGCGCATGGCTTGGAACTGCCAGACCAGAGAAATTCTTGCGCCAAACGCAAGCACCGCAAGACCACCAGCACGGACATGGCCGAGATACCTAGCGGGCGTAATCTCCATCACAGCCTCACCGAGAAGGACCTTCAATCCGTTCGGCAGGCCGCTAAAGCCCGTGCCAAGATTCCAGCCGCTGAGTTGATCAAAGCCAAAGCGAAGGATCAGCTTGGCAAAGCGGAGGCCGCTCAGGTCCGCGTTGAGAGGCACGGGAAGAGCCGAGagcggctcgcggcggcggcggcagcagcagcagcagcggcagcatcgacgtTAAAGTCTCCCACCAACGGTTGCGCTCTGATCTACGAGCCCGGCAACTTGCAGCGACCGGATGATCAACAGGCGCGTTTGGAGGCACTGCCAATAAGAGCTGGTGCCAGGGACGACAAATTCTACAACGGCGTCAAGTATGAGCGCAAGTCTACGGGCCTTTTTATTGGCAAGCTCGCCTCACGGggcaccatcatcaacattgacggcgaggacTATGTGGAGTATCGCGTCCTCACCAAACCTTCATCATTCTAA
- a CDS encoding uncharacterized protein (EggNog:ENOG503PQM0) has translation MAEPALLSISERLHRVQRHTARCQQELDTIQSPEAQYDEQTARIRSQLDACWKKYDDRSLPTQTEVRAEIINHGRELERLKSRYEAGLAAAKATYKRRVEGVWEKYRGGLLAIVPALQGHGVQGCRSAIAPSDSPTPASRKRGASGGLPVRKRLRTGNTTVGASNQDHATGSIPQIPATDSPAREDSEQLGDRSVASPEVGKLYLTSWGKSHAWSAVLLLPLENLRSVGVPYSLADLGLTDPLPECYEYSPRNEPPRLRPCYETGGARVAERQYPIIYFDGREFPRKSAVGWVTANDLRPFDPNDGKILKLVEHRGQVRKYIDDQEAHRLTTGSAYECHQPVTSLRDGEPEPPSEKTAESSPLSEWDSSSGCDDEAPVAQSVPGMKVTSETQPQVIQETRAGGGNVHGAHDAHDAHDAHDAHDAHDANKVRQDATAAASNGQPGAPTQCCDAAQGILQSKVAEPQACDSPSDPPVESKPSRQHW, from the exons ATGGCCGAGCCAGCTCTTTTGTCGATCTCTGAACGGCTGCATCGAGTGCAGCGCCATACAGCACGCTGCCAGCAGGAACTCGACACAATTCAGTCTCCGGAAGCGCAGTACGACGAGCAAACGGCGCGCATCAGGTCTCAGCTTGATGCCTGTTGGAAAAAGTACGATGATCGAAGTCTTCCGACCCAAACTGAGGTGCGGGCCGAGATCATCAATCACGGACGTGAACTCGAGAGGTTGAAGTCCCGTTATGaggcgggcctcgccgctgcgAAAGCGACTTACAAGCGTCGCGTTGAGGGCGTGTGGGAGAAATACCGCGGAGGGCTCCTCGCCATAGTGCCGGCACTCCAAGGGCATGGCGTACAGGGATGCAGGAGTGCAATCGCGCCATCTGACTCCCCCACCCCAGCCAGC CGCAAACGCGGAGCGTCCGGGGGTCTCCCCGTGCGAAAGAGACTGCGCACTGGCAACACCACAGTAGGGGCGTCGAACCAGGACCACGCGACCGGTAGCATTCCTCAGATACCAGCTACGGATTCTCCAGCCCGCGAAGATTCAGAACAGCTAGGCGATAGATCCGTTGCATCGCCAGAGGTCGGCAAGTTGTATCTCACATCGTGGGGAAAGTCGCACGCCTGGTCAGCCGTGCTTCTGCTGCCACTGGAGAACCTTCGCAGTGTCGGCGTCCCCTACAGCCTTGCCGATCTCGGATTAACGGATCCGCTTCCAGAGTGCTATGAATATAGCCCTCGGAATGAGCCACCTCGCTTGCGTCCTTGTTATGAAACGGGAGGGGCTCGAGTCGCTGAGAGACAGTATCCTATCATCTATTTTGATGGGCGGGAGTTCCCGCGAAAGAGCGCCGTCGGCTGGGTGACTGCAAACGACCTGCGGCCCTTCGATCCGAACGATGGGAAGATCCTCAAACTCGTTGAGCACCGCGGCCAGGTGCGCAAGTATATTGACGATCAAGAAGCGCACCGATTGACCACCGGGTCCGCCTATGAATGTCACCAACCCGTCACCAGCCTCCGCG ACGGAGAGCCCGAGCCGCCATCTGAGAAAACTGCGGAATCCTCACCCCTGAGTGAGTGGGACTCGTCCAGCGGATGTGACGACGAAGCGCCTGTTGCACAGAGTGTCCCCGGAATGAAAGTCACGTCAGAAACACAACCGCAGGTTATACAGGAGAcgcgtgccggcggcggcaatgttCACGGtgcccacgacgcccacgacgcccacgacgcccacgacgcccacgatGCCCACGATGCGAACAAAGTGCGGCAGGACGCTACTGCCGCGGCTTCCAACGGCCAACCAGGGGCGCCAACACAGTGCTGTGACGCCGCACAGGGAATATTGCAGAGCAAGGTCGCAGAGCCACAAGCCTGCGACTCGCCATCAGATCCTCCGGTGGAGAGTAAGCCGTCGAGACAGCACTGGTGA
- a CDS encoding uncharacterized protein (COG:H~EggNog:ENOG503NZ4V) gives MAGNPVLRAVSYYYRRYYGKSDEKFDRDKYPFPIDAEELDDLDLAHHFLREACRGSLFSSPLDPNDGLRVLDLGTGTGIWPVELAEEYPNIVVQGVDFNRIQPLRIPRNMLLLELDIEQDWDAIGHGWDLIHVRTMLGSIHNWKDLYCRAFKHLKPLGYLEHVEIDWVPRSHGRPLIGTALDVWADAILTAMDKRGRSMRVDPARTRHQLWAAGFTDITESATRICFSGWSGDVHEEMVARYFNGWFKRRLPAMSYRPLMETCGMTKEFVQHLCEGAYEVSRTLHYEAYCLLYVWIARKA, from the exons ATGGCTGGCAACCCGGTACTGCGCGCAGTATCCTACTACTACCGTCGTTATTACGGTAAAAGTGATGAGAAGTTTGATCGTGACAAGTACCCATTTCCTATCGATGCT GAAGAGCTGGACGATTTAGACCTTGCACACCATTTTCTGCGTGAAGCTTGTCGCGGTTCGCTATTCTCTTCCCCTCTAGACCCGAATGATGGCTTGCGCGTGCTCGACCTGGGCACGGGCACTGGCATTTggcccgtcgagctcgctGA AGAATACCCCAACATCGTGGTGCAGGGAGTCGACTTCAACCGCATCCAGCCTCTACG GATACCGCGAAACATGCTACTTCTGGAACTCGACATCGAACAAGACTGGGATGCGATAGGTCATGGATGGGATCTCATACATGTACGAACAATGCTCGGAAGCATTCACAACTGGAAGGATCTCTATTGTAGGGCATTCAA GCATCTTAAGCCACTGGGCTACCTGGAGCACGTCGAAATCGACTGGGTTCCTCGAAGTCACGGCAGACCATTGATTGGAACTGCACTCGATGTATGGGCCGATGCAATATTGACGGCAATGGACAAACGAGGCCGTTCGATGCGAGTCGACCCTGCCAGAACACGACACCAgctctgggcggcgggttTCACAGACATTACCGAGTCGGCTACACGCATATGCTTCAGTGGATGGTCTGGCGATGTGCACGAAGAAATGGTGGCTCGGTATTTCAACGGGTGGTTCAAGCGCCGACTTCCGGCCATGTCGTACCGGCCACTGATGGAGACTTGTGGCATGACGAAGGAGTTTGTGCAGCACCTCTGCGAAGGAGCATACGAAGTCAGTCGCACTCTGCATTATGAAGCCTACTGCTTATT ATACGTTTGGATCGCAAGGAAAGCCTAA